Below is a genomic region from Azoarcus sp. KH32C.
CGCTTGGCGTAGTCCGCCGCGTGCGCGGGATCGACCTGCTGCAGGCGCGTCCCGAGGGCTGTGGCGACCTGCGCAATGTTGCGCGGATCGGTCTGGATGTGCGGATTGCCGGCCGCATGGACGTCGCCTTGCGAGCGGTCGAGCTGCCCGGGCACGTCGAGCTTGCGCACGTAGTCGGCCGCGGCGAAGTTGCCGGGCTGGCCGGCTTGCACCTTCGCGTTGCCGGACTGCTGCAGCAGCACCGGCAGCCAGCCGATCTCGAGCTCGGCACCGGTGCAGACGACGAGGTCCGCGTTGCGGGCGCGCGCGATCAGGCTCGGCTTGGCCTGGATCTGGTGCGGGTCCTGCAACGCGGTCGTCGCGACCGAGACCTCGACGAGGTTGCCGCCGAGTTCCTCGGCGAGCGCGCCCCACTCGGGTTCGCAGGCGAAGACGCGGAGCGCAGCGTCGGCGGGATTCGCGAGCAGCGCCAGCGGCGCAGCAAGCAGTGCAAACAGGGTCTTGCGATTCATGGTGGTTTTCTCCTGGGCCGACGCGGGCATCAGTAGCTGTGCGCGCCGTGCGCGCCGAGGCTCATCTGGTACTGGACGAAGAACTGGTTGTCGGTGACGCCGTCGCGCGAGCGGTCCTGCGCGAACTGCAGGCGCACGCGCGAGAACTCGCTCGGGTTGTAGTCGAGCATCAGCGTGTTCTTGTGCGGGTGGAAGTTGCTGTCGGCGAATGCGAGCGCGCTGCCGCCGAAGTCCGGCGAGCCGGCGTCGAGCCGCTCGGTGCGCAGGCCGACGCGCCAGCCCGGCATGAACTGGTAGATGCCCTGCAGGTACCAGCCAGACTGTACGACGCGGAAGTTGCCGCTGCCGTCGGTGTTGCCGACGTCGTAGACAAGGCTGCCGTCGCGCGTGCCGTGCAGGTATTCGCCTTGCAGCTTGAAGCTGGTGCGCGTCGCGTTGCCATTCGGCGCCCATTTCCAGACGGCGTCGGCGACCCACACGCGCGTCTTGCCCGTAAAGGCGTTGGTGACGCCGTTTCCGGCCGCGTCCGTCGCGTCGAGTTCCTGATCATCGGCCTTCGCATGCAGCAGCGACAGCCCGGCGCGCCAGCTATGGCTGTCGCCAATGTCGCCGCCGGCATGGGCGGTCAGTGCGACCATGCCGGCGCCGTTGCGCGAGGTATCGGTACCCGGGAAGCTGCGCCCGCGCCCGACTTCCGCGCCCAGTTCGAGGTACTGGTCGATCGGCGCGAGCCAGGTGAGCTGCAGGCCGTCGTCGCCGAACTGCGTGCCGAGCATCGCCTGGTAGGCGAGCGGGTTGTCGACGAAGTCCCAGGTGTGGGCATGCTGCGCGTTGAGGTAGCCGATGCCGGAGAAGAAGCGGCCGGCCTTTAGCGAGAAGCCCTGCCCGAGCGAGGTCGTCTGGACGAAGGCTTCCTCGACCGAGACTTCGTTGTCCGGGTGAAGCGCGATGTTGGCCGAGCCGCGCCACCACGGATCGATGTTGGCCGACAGGCCGAGCTCCGTTTCGGCGAGGCTGAAGCCGCGCGTTCCAGGCCCGACTTCGGCATCGCCCGGCAACTGGAAGCCGGTGATGCCGAAATTCTCGGGGTCCTTCGAGGTGCGCGTGTACAGGCCCGAGAGGATCAGCGAGATCGCGGGATTGAAGGCGTTGGCCCCGCCGCCCGCCGCGGCGACGGCCGGCGGTGGCACGTTCGGGACCGGCGCCGCAGCGGGCGCCGCAGCGGCGGCATCAGAGGTGGCGGGCGCTGCCGCGACGGCGGCCTCGGCAGCTTTCAGGCGCTGTTCCATCGCCTGGAGGCGTGCCTCGTAGGCCGCACGCATCGCATCGATTTCCTGGCGCAGTGCGGCGATGTCGGAGGAAGTGTTGGAGGGCGGGGTTTGGGGCGGACTTTGGGCCAGCGCGGCAAACGGCGTGGCGAGGGCGAGCGCGAGGCTCGCCGGCAAGAGCTTCTTCATGGGTTCTTGTTCCTGCAGGAATGTCGAAACGCGCCCGCCCGCAGTCGATGCGGGTAGGCGGCGAGTGAATCGATCAGTGCGGAACGAAGAAGGGAGGTGCGCGGCTGAGGTAGGCTCGTGCCGGCGACGGCAGCCAGTCGCTGTCGAACGCGGCTTGCGGTACTTCGTGGCTCGCCGTCAGGTCCGGCAGCGTTGGCGGCGCACCGCGCAAGCCGCCGCTGCCGATGGCGGCGGCGATCAGGCACAGGTCGCAAGGCGTGTCGGGCAGACCGCCGCCGTCCTCGACCTGAAGGGCCGTCTGCCGGTCGAGATGCGATACCGCATGGAAAATCGCCGCCATCTGCCCGATCGGCAGCAGCAGTGCGAGCCACAGCAGCCACGCAAAATGACGTGGCGCGGTGCGGTAAGGGGATGCAGGCGCGGCGACCGACAACGGATCTATCTCAGCCTGGACGCTTCACGAGTTGAGGTACGGGAACGGCACGAGGGTGTCGTTCTGCCCATTGTAGCGGCCATTCGCGTCGATCTGCGCGCGGGCAATGCCGTCATCCGCCGCGCTTCCACACGGCCGCGAACGCCTTGATCTTGGTCCACACCGACAGGCGCTCGTCCGACAGCGCGTCGAGGAAGTCCGACAGCCGCTTCGACTTCGCCATCGTGTAGAGCGTCAGCGCGGCGGTGGTGCCGGCGACGAAGACGAACAGCCCGAGGCGCTGCATCATCGGCGCATCGGCTTCGGCGAAGAGGTTCATGCCGAGGAAACCGGTCGTGACCGAGCCGATCAGGCCGAAGACCGTGACGACCGTGAGGCGCACGACGGTATTGGCCTGGCGCCGCAGGCTGTCGCCCGCCAGGTAGTCGTCCATGTCGGCGATGCGCTCCTTGACCTCGGCGTAGAGGGGATCGAGCTCGAGGTGCGACGCGGTCATGCGGAAGAGCGTGCGCGCCTGCGCCTGTTCGGCGATCTCGTGGAACCAGTAACGGTGCGTGAAACGCAGGAAGCCTTCGAAGCTGCCGCGGATCGCGCGCTTGAAGCGGCGCACGCTGACCGGATCGGAGACATTCAGGCGCTTCAGCGCTTCGACGAGGCGATCTGAGAACATCAGCAGCGCCGCCTTCTGGAAATGCGCGATCAGGAAAAGCAAGAAGTGCTGGTGGCCGAACTGCGCCCTCACGCCGAATTCCGGGCTGGTGAAAAACGGCGAGCGCGCATCGCCCACGACCACCAGCGAGTGCCCGCTGCACAGGTAGCGCGTATGCGGCGCCGCACCGCCGGCGGACCAGAAGCGGTCGTAGCAGAAGCGCTCCTCGAAGTCCGCCAGATGCGTCTCGGCGAAGGGCGGCTCGTCGCAGGGGCCGTCGGACATCGCCGCGGAGGGCTGCGATCGTGCACCGGTGACGAGGCCGAGCCGGACGAAGTCGTTGCGGGTGAGCGCGGCGGGGTTGTCGAGCGCGAGGTAGGCCATCAGCGGCATGCGGTAATACTCGATCTGGCGGTAGCGCAGCGCGCCCGGGCGGTCGGAGCGATCGCTGACGAGCGGATCGAGCACGAAGGCCCAGTGTGCGGCGATGCGCGGGGCGCGGTGCTGGCGCACGTGGGCGAGGAAGGTGTCGCGCTCGTTCGCGTCGGTGCTCGCGAGCACGGTGCCGTTCGCGTCCAGCCAGTCGAAGACCGCGAGACTGTGCAGCGGATGTTCGTGGGCATCCCAGCCGGACGGATAGGCGCGCCCGAAGCGGTACATCAGCTCCTGCGCGACCGAGAGCGGCAGGTTTTCCGCGCGTACCGCGACTTTCAGCAGGACGACATCGACGTCGAAGAAGAAATGCAGCCTGACCTGCGAGACGTCGAGCCTGACCGGCGCGTCGCCTTCACGCACCGCGACGCGTGCAGCGACGATGTCGCGCCGCTCGAAGATGCGCATCGGCGAATCCTCGTATCCGCCTTCGGCCGAATGGGCCGACACCCCGTCGCCGTACAGGAAACGCTGCACGTAGGGCAGGAAGGTGACGAACTCGTGGTAGTGGCGCTCACCGAAATGATCCCGCTCGCGGCCGCTTTCGCGCCACGCGCAGCTCGCCTCCATTTCCTGCAGCAGCCACCAGGGGCGTGGCTGGACGCCCGAAGCATCGGCGACCGGCAGCAGCCGCAGCGGCCACAGGAGCACCTGGTTGAAATGGCGGAC
It encodes:
- a CDS encoding metal ABC transporter solute-binding protein, Zn/Mn family — encoded protein: MNRKTLFALLAAPLALLANPADAALRVFACEPEWGALAEELGGNLVEVSVATTALQDPHQIQAKPSLIARARNADLVVCTGAELEIGWLPVLLQQSGNAKVQAGQPGNFAAADYVRKLDVPGQLDRSQGDVHAAGNPHIQTDPRNIAQVATALGTRLQQVDPAHAADYAKRQADFAQRWQQAMTRWNTQAAPLKGAPVVSQHKAFTYLYDWLGLKEVAVLEPKPGVEPTASHLQGVMSTLKGTPVRMVIYAAYQDSRASDWLNTNAGVPAVKLPFTVGGTEGAKDLFGLFDDTVARLLAAGGKK